One window of Mucilaginibacter inviolabilis genomic DNA carries:
- a CDS encoding DNA-methyltransferase yields MKKLSEFLGKVTEGECLEVMAQMPDACVDMVLSDLPYGTTQNPWDTPINMQQLWLQYRRLLKPNGIVVLTAHGRFTGELITSNPDWYRYKLVWIKSKAPNFLQANRQPLKKHEDILLFYTGRPVYQPQMTPGKPYKARSRLTNKGGCYGPYNGKINPNAGWRYPTDVLFYEPEEDWIYFKTAESEGKAVHPSQKPVALGQYLVRTFSLPGAVILDNACGSGTFPVAAIREGRRFIAIEQNQHTYYLKDQPLDLIKYCRARFAQEQSIYKQSKQKL; encoded by the coding sequence GTGAAAAAGCTAAGCGAATTTTTAGGAAAAGTTACCGAAGGAGAATGCCTGGAAGTTATGGCGCAAATGCCGGATGCCTGTGTCGACATGGTATTGAGCGACCTGCCTTACGGAACTACACAAAATCCCTGGGATACGCCGATCAATATGCAGCAGCTATGGCTGCAATACCGTCGGTTATTAAAACCAAACGGGATAGTCGTTTTAACGGCACACGGCAGGTTTACCGGGGAATTGATCACGAGTAATCCCGACTGGTACCGTTATAAACTGGTTTGGATCAAATCCAAGGCACCAAATTTTCTGCAGGCGAACCGGCAGCCATTAAAAAAGCATGAAGATATCCTGCTATTCTATACCGGCAGACCTGTGTATCAACCGCAGATGACGCCAGGCAAGCCTTACAAAGCGCGAAGCCGTTTAACGAACAAAGGCGGTTGTTACGGTCCTTACAATGGGAAGATCAATCCTAACGCCGGCTGGCGTTATCCTACCGATGTTCTTTTCTATGAGCCGGAAGAAGATTGGATCTATTTCAAGACTGCGGAAAGCGAGGGTAAAGCCGTACATCCTTCGCAAAAACCCGTTGCACTTGGCCAATACCTGGTTCGAACTTTTTCACTGCCCGGCGCTGTCATCCTGGACAACGCCTGCGGCAGCGGCACCTTTCCGGTGGCTGCTATCCGTGAAGGGCGGCGGTTTATTGCCATAGAACAAAACCAGCATACCTATTACCTGAAAGATCAGCCTCTGGACCTGATCAAATATTGTCGCGCGAGGTTTGCGCAGGAACAATCTATTTACAAACAATCAAAACAAAAATTATGA
- a CDS encoding ArdC-like ssDNA-binding domain-containing protein — MSEQSNQQTAARLIEKMNDRQSPFDLPGFAMPVNPTTGKAYRGMNALWLAMQGPRDPRWMTLKQASNKNGWKVQTGSKGTLISFVKTTDRVQLLDDQGRTQLNSRRNPKTELIKLANPVETDAYVFNASQIEGIPSLKEYEERREASRPDPLEQLSKLVELTNAKVEVTTGEPGYDAGDRIIYMPEPDSFGTPREYQAALLYEVVKFAGQDKELFDPLDISAAEQAKPALAALFIGNDIGVYSQLAPQINLEDVYQTALNMPGELEKAANNAQYITDYLHGLINSPEQRQAARQDRILIVGDVIDYNEKQYEVMGKLRGKDLQVMDKSTGNRFKASPGDGIYASLLSAKIEGLKTQRDQTKEQGASENIDQEHDNSMQYEHENELENEADNVVSFRQHDETGLDEDNVLDFSEEYEETPELNLNEDAGEKQKSGRKR, encoded by the coding sequence ATGAGTGAACAATCAAATCAACAGACAGCGGCACGCCTGATCGAAAAAATGAACGACAGGCAAAGCCCTTTTGACCTTCCAGGCTTTGCAATGCCGGTGAATCCAACAACAGGAAAAGCCTACCGCGGCATGAATGCCCTTTGGCTGGCAATGCAGGGACCGAGAGATCCACGCTGGATGACCCTCAAACAGGCATCGAACAAGAACGGCTGGAAAGTACAGACAGGTTCTAAAGGAACGCTGATCAGCTTTGTGAAAACAACTGATCGTGTACAACTTTTGGATGATCAGGGCAGAACGCAACTAAATAGCCGCCGAAATCCTAAAACGGAACTGATCAAACTTGCAAACCCTGTAGAGACAGATGCATATGTATTTAATGCCTCCCAAATTGAGGGTATCCCTTCATTAAAGGAATATGAAGAACGTAGGGAGGCATCAAGACCTGATCCATTGGAACAACTGAGCAAACTGGTCGAACTGACTAATGCCAAAGTGGAAGTCACTACCGGGGAGCCGGGTTATGACGCGGGCGACCGTATCATTTACATGCCGGAACCTGACAGCTTTGGAACGCCACGTGAATATCAGGCAGCTTTGTTATACGAAGTGGTAAAATTTGCAGGCCAGGATAAGGAACTTTTTGATCCATTGGATATCTCTGCTGCAGAGCAGGCCAAACCTGCGCTGGCAGCCCTCTTTATCGGTAACGATATTGGTGTATACTCCCAACTGGCACCACAGATTAACCTGGAGGACGTTTATCAAACGGCATTGAATATGCCGGGTGAACTCGAAAAGGCGGCCAATAATGCCCAGTATATTACCGATTATTTGCATGGCCTGATCAATTCGCCTGAGCAGCGCCAGGCTGCGAGGCAGGACCGCATACTCATTGTAGGTGACGTGATCGACTATAACGAAAAACAATATGAGGTGATGGGCAAACTGCGCGGCAAAGACTTGCAAGTGATGGATAAGTCTACCGGTAACCGTTTTAAGGCAAGTCCCGGAGACGGCATCTACGCCTCACTTTTGAGCGCAAAAATTGAAGGCTTGAAAACCCAGCGTGATCAAACGAAAGAGCAGGGAGCATCTGAAAACATCGATCAGGAGCACGACAACAGCATGCAATATGAGCATGAGAACGAGTTGGAAAATGAGGCCGACAACGTAGTTAGCTTCAGACAGCATGACGAAACCGGATTAGACGAAGACAACGTTTTGGATTTTAGCGAGGAGTACGAAGAAACCCCTGAACTGAACCTTAACGAGGACGCCGGTGAAAAACAAAAAAGCGGGAGGAAACGGTGA
- a CDS encoding DUF6790 family protein, with the protein MKIRKRLSPLLIVLREGELVKKLTFQLKTKRELSGGGIIEHKYLLAFAHICHKLPRMTTISNEPINKTYVISVSLLIFVLPILSYGVEQAFHHTPISYTGWAKWFLFYASGCRLLLAGIRQVSKPAFTAKVIFHMKGTESYPVIRELGFSNICTGLVAIAAFFIPAWRIVSAFSSGLYYGLAGVMHLVKTPASVNEKFALYTDLLVFALLAIQFVQLT; encoded by the coding sequence ATGAAGATCCGCAAAAGGCTATCACCGCTATTGATCGTTCTGCGCGAAGGAGAATTGGTGAAAAAGCTGACTTTCCAACTAAAGACCAAAAGAGAGCTTTCCGGCGGAGGAATAATTGAACATAAATATTTATTGGCTTTTGCTCATATTTGTCATAAACTTCCGCGCATGACCACTATTTCGAACGAGCCTATCAATAAAACTTACGTGATCAGCGTATCTTTACTGATTTTTGTGTTACCCATTCTCTCTTATGGTGTGGAGCAGGCATTTCATCACACCCCGATTTCTTACACAGGCTGGGCAAAATGGTTTCTTTTTTACGCTTCTGGCTGCCGGCTTCTCCTGGCCGGTATCCGGCAGGTCAGCAAACCGGCGTTTACCGCTAAAGTAATTTTCCATATGAAAGGTACCGAAAGTTATCCCGTAATCCGCGAACTTGGCTTCTCCAATATTTGTACCGGCCTTGTAGCCATCGCCGCTTTCTTCATACCCGCCTGGCGGATCGTTAGCGCATTCAGCAGCGGCCTCTATTATGGTCTTGCCGGCGTAATGCATCTCGTTAAAACCCCCGCCAGTGTCAATGAGAAATTTGCTTTATATACCGATCTGCTGGTCTTTGCCCTTTTAGCAATTCAGTTCGTGCAGCTTACATAA
- a CDS encoding PH domain-containing protein translates to MNTITIRPSAIYALLMVFPINLLALFFLGLAYRLLPASILISVFCSTIAFYRYWKIRKIVYTVDAEVLHIATGIFLRRTDSLELYRVKDYIITRNLLLQLLGLMNLTLLTTDLTNPVTILKGIPKSDLPDIIRERVQRARQNSKIVELN, encoded by the coding sequence ATGAATACGATCACCATCCGCCCATCAGCGATTTACGCCTTATTAATGGTCTTTCCTATTAACCTGCTTGCACTGTTTTTTTTGGGCCTTGCTTACCGCCTTTTGCCCGCATCTATTTTGATTAGCGTGTTTTGCAGTACAATAGCGTTTTACCGTTACTGGAAAATCCGTAAGATAGTTTATACGGTCGATGCAGAAGTGCTGCACATCGCCACGGGAATCTTTTTGCGGCGTACGGACAGCCTCGAATTATACCGTGTGAAGGACTATATTATTACCCGCAATCTGCTCTTACAACTGTTAGGACTGATGAATCTAACCTTATTAACCACCGATTTAACGAACCCGGTAACTATTTTAAAGGGTATTCCAAAATCCGATCTTCCGGATATCATTCGTGAACGCGTTCAGCGTGCCCGCCAAAACAGTAAGATCGTAGAACTCAACTGA
- a CDS encoding PepSY-associated TM helix domain-containing protein, translating into MIRKISGKIHLWLGLLSGLVVFVSLSAAAVFVWQVELTNWQHSDLVYVPIVGQHELSMDSLLASAKGAEPGRQITFASRDRDPRKAVVFDVVKENPHPSWYYQSTYLYNEQVYVDRYTGKVLGIVNNKTEFIWVMYALHTSLQLKYEFGHYIVGGATLIIFVLAFTGMVLWWPKHKAAFKQRLWFRWKNTTRWRRKNYDLHNIGGIYTWLFILFFAATGLAWTFGWWESGIYRLLGAEPKKMFAEPKVPQEPEKTPLSYELLLRQAARRVPHWENIAITLPDMKTDSAQSLFCVVRYNTGSGWDEWDEYLYNSRNGRLYYTLTQSQKQLGEKWRTSNYAMHTGSIYGVPTKVLATIIALFWALMPVSGFLIWWGRRKKSIRPGRLVRPAGPVR; encoded by the coding sequence ATGATCAGGAAAATATCCGGTAAGATCCATCTCTGGCTTGGGCTGTTATCCGGGCTGGTTGTGTTCGTCAGCCTGTCTGCGGCTGCGGTGTTCGTCTGGCAGGTGGAACTAACTAACTGGCAACATAGCGACCTCGTGTATGTACCGATAGTAGGCCAGCATGAACTGTCTATGGACAGTTTGCTCGCCAGCGCCAAAGGCGCAGAACCCGGCCGTCAAATTACGTTTGCGTCGCGTGACCGGGACCCGCGCAAAGCCGTTGTTTTTGATGTGGTTAAAGAAAATCCGCATCCTTCCTGGTATTATCAATCCACCTACCTCTACAATGAGCAGGTGTATGTCGATCGTTATACCGGTAAAGTGCTGGGTATCGTTAATAACAAAACAGAATTTATCTGGGTGATGTATGCGTTGCACACATCTTTACAGCTAAAATATGAGTTCGGGCATTATATTGTAGGTGGCGCTACACTGATCATCTTCGTCTTGGCGTTCACGGGCATGGTGTTGTGGTGGCCTAAGCATAAGGCAGCATTTAAGCAAAGGCTATGGTTCCGCTGGAAAAACACTACACGCTGGCGGCGAAAGAACTATGACTTGCACAATATCGGCGGAATTTACACCTGGCTTTTTATCTTATTCTTTGCTGCTACCGGTCTTGCCTGGACGTTTGGATGGTGGGAAAGCGGTATCTACCGTTTGTTAGGTGCGGAGCCGAAGAAGATGTTCGCGGAACCCAAAGTCCCACAGGAGCCGGAGAAGACGCCTTTAAGTTATGAGTTGTTGCTGCGGCAGGCGGCCCGACGTGTCCCGCATTGGGAAAATATTGCGATCACCCTACCGGATATGAAGACCGACAGTGCGCAATCACTTTTTTGCGTCGTCAGATACAATACCGGCTCCGGCTGGGATGAATGGGATGAATATCTTTATAATTCACGCAACGGACGATTGTATTATACACTTACCCAAAGCCAAAAGCAGTTGGGCGAAAAGTGGAGAACCAGTAATTATGCGATGCATACCGGCAGCATTTACGGCGTCCCTACTAAGGTCCTGGCTACGATTATCGCGCTTTTTTGGGCTTTAATGCCTGTTTCTGGTTTTTTGATCTGGTGGGGACGGCGGAAGAAGTCCATAAGGCCTGGTCGCCTTGTTCGGCCTGCGGGACCTGTCCGATAA
- a CDS encoding M23 family metallopeptidase, with protein sequence MDGVVQSCRYNPTLGLFITIDHGSSLNSIYGHLSQWLVTPGDSVNAGEAIGITGSTGVVTGEHLHFAVNYGSRWLNPLKFLYYTIYRNPGP encoded by the coding sequence TTGGATGGCGTCGTGCAAAGCTGCCGCTATAACCCTACGCTGGGCCTGTTTATAACCATAGATCACGGCAGCAGTCTGAACAGTATCTATGGCCATTTATCGCAATGGCTAGTCACCCCCGGCGATTCGGTGAACGCGGGCGAAGCGATAGGCATTACCGGTTCGACTGGTGTCGTAACAGGCGAGCATTTACACTTCGCCGTTAATTATGGAAGCCGCTGGCTTAATCCGCTGAAGTTTCTTTACTACACTATTTATCGGAATCCCGGACCGTGA
- a CDS encoding DUF4099 domain-containing protein: MNNEVFNEVDLPLEDLSAIGLIAEGRIKLEEADRKALLSGRRTQMLKLENLEYADIKIASLNAKISLVPGVDGKPELMIHPTYLRSTAPEYLSEKEAWALETGDQLTLEKEIVDGNGKKKRVLIEFDPETNQFLETDEEKVQAPDEINGHPLTPEQKAKFSRGKEVEVPDGTKVQYTATNRNGIRSNRLMLIASIVFDGGISYLLFHGIKALVGQKHDAASSELSEGYKETVQKMQEQQGKEPAPVLDLSGDTKMRTFNRRSR; the protein is encoded by the coding sequence GTGAATAACGAAGTCTTCAATGAGGTTGATCTGCCATTGGAAGATCTGTCGGCGATTGGCCTCATAGCTGAAGGGCGGATTAAATTGGAAGAAGCCGACCGTAAAGCCCTCCTGTCCGGACGCCGCACCCAAATGCTTAAGTTGGAAAACCTCGAATATGCCGATATAAAGATCGCTTCACTGAATGCGAAAATTTCATTGGTGCCAGGGGTTGACGGTAAACCGGAATTGATGATTCATCCTACTTACCTGCGCAGCACGGCACCCGAATACCTGTCTGAAAAAGAAGCCTGGGCACTGGAAACCGGCGACCAGTTAACCCTCGAAAAGGAAATCGTCGACGGCAACGGCAAGAAAAAACGTGTGCTCATAGAGTTCGACCCGGAAACAAATCAATTTCTGGAAACCGACGAAGAAAAGGTTCAGGCACCGGATGAGATCAATGGTCACCCGCTGACACCGGAGCAGAAAGCCAAATTTAGCCGCGGTAAAGAAGTCGAGGTACCTGATGGTACCAAAGTTCAGTACACAGCCACCAACCGCAACGGCATACGTTCAAACCGCCTCATGCTGATTGCGTCCATTGTTTTCGACGGCGGCATATCCTACCTGTTATTCCATGGCATTAAGGCGCTCGTGGGACAGAAACATGATGCTGCTTCTTCAGAATTAAGCGAGGGCTATAAGGAAACTGTTCAGAAAATGCAGGAACAGCAGGGAAAGGAACCTGCGCCGGTGCTTGACCTGAGCGGTGACACGAAAATGCGGACCTTTAACCGCCGGTCACGTTAA
- the mgtA gene encoding magnesium-translocating P-type ATPase: protein MEKILEPSLNFWSMTKEQAIAQLATDGNGLNDDDAVARLAQYGLNSIIVGPSSSLFLLFLSQFKSPITIMLIIAALLSAVLGDVPDTIIILVIILISSFLGFWQEKGAANAVAALLKMVQLHCDALRNGQKKSIPVEQAVPGDVIILSAGDIIPGDGLILNSQELFVDEAAFTGETYPVEKKPGIVATETPLARRTNAVFMGSHVISGKANVLVVKTGKDTEFGKISAGLQAKAPETDFEKGIRKFGYMLMEITLILVILIFGINVFLHKPVLDSFLFSLALAVGLTPQLLPAIISVNLSSGARRMADQKVIVKRLSSIENFGSMDILCSDKTGTITEGKVTVKDTLDSSGRHSSKVFEYAWLNASLQQGFRNPIDEAICSSYDGNSTAYVVQTEIPYDFIRKRLTVQVKREKESLAITKGALEIILSICNQVEGTDGKMLDLAGAKTAVLQQYRQLSEAGFRTLGVAYKHTDLSTNFTKEDEQGMTFLGFITFFDPPKANVAAILNRMTELGVQLKIITGDNALVAKSLASQIGVEQPRILTGAAMRKMSNAALLHQAPLTDVFAEVEPNQKEQIITLLKKAGNVVGFMGDGINDAPALHMADVGISVNTAVDVAKEAADIVLLSQDLGVLTGGIVEGRKTFTNTMKYIFMATSANFGNMFSMAGASLFLRFLPLLPKQILLTNLLTDFPEMAIATDRVDESNIQSPQRWDLKFIKRFMVTFGLLSSVFDYLTFGVLLYIFRASEITFQTGWFVESVVSATLIVLVVRTKLPFFKSLPGKYLTIATVLILLLVLTLPLTPLAVWFGFTPLPITFYGWILLIIILYLGTAELTKRWFYRKMTSAVHNHH, encoded by the coding sequence ATGGAAAAAATATTGGAGCCCTCCCTTAATTTCTGGAGCATGACCAAAGAACAGGCCATTGCGCAGTTGGCGACTGATGGCAATGGTCTTAATGACGATGACGCTGTCGCCAGGCTGGCACAGTACGGACTGAACAGCATTATTGTAGGTCCAAGCTCGTCACTGTTCCTGCTATTTCTGTCACAGTTCAAAAGTCCGATTACGATCATGTTAATCATTGCGGCTTTGCTATCCGCAGTTTTAGGCGATGTGCCCGATACGATTATCATCCTGGTTATTATTCTGATCAGCAGTTTTTTGGGTTTCTGGCAGGAAAAAGGCGCAGCCAATGCTGTAGCAGCCTTGTTGAAAATGGTGCAGCTGCATTGCGATGCTTTGAGGAATGGCCAGAAAAAAAGTATACCGGTAGAGCAGGCAGTTCCCGGCGATGTCATTATCTTATCCGCAGGTGACATTATACCAGGTGACGGCCTTATTCTTAATTCCCAAGAGCTATTTGTGGACGAGGCCGCATTTACCGGCGAAACTTATCCGGTGGAAAAAAAACCGGGTATTGTCGCCACGGAAACACCGCTGGCAAGAAGAACCAATGCTGTCTTCATGGGCAGTCACGTGATCAGTGGTAAAGCAAATGTACTGGTTGTTAAGACCGGTAAGGATACAGAGTTTGGCAAAATATCGGCCGGACTACAGGCGAAGGCCCCTGAAACGGATTTTGAAAAAGGTATACGCAAATTCGGTTATATGCTGATGGAGATCACATTGATACTGGTGATCTTAATTTTTGGCATCAATGTATTTCTTCATAAACCGGTACTCGACTCATTTTTGTTTTCGCTTGCCTTGGCCGTAGGCTTGACACCGCAATTGCTACCTGCCATTATCAGCGTTAACCTATCCTCGGGTGCACGGCGGATGGCCGATCAGAAGGTTATCGTTAAACGACTTTCATCTATAGAGAATTTCGGTAGTATGGATATCCTGTGTTCCGATAAAACCGGCACCATCACCGAGGGTAAAGTAACCGTGAAGGACACCTTAGACAGCAGCGGCAGGCACAGCAGCAAAGTATTTGAATATGCCTGGCTCAACGCCTCGCTGCAGCAAGGCTTCCGTAATCCTATTGATGAAGCGATATGCAGCTCCTATGACGGTAATTCAACTGCATACGTGGTGCAGACAGAAATACCTTACGATTTCATTCGCAAACGACTGACCGTACAGGTAAAACGTGAAAAAGAAAGCCTGGCCATCACCAAAGGCGCGCTTGAAATAATTTTATCTATTTGTAATCAGGTAGAAGGAACAGACGGAAAGATGCTGGATCTGGCGGGGGCTAAAACAGCGGTGTTGCAGCAATACCGGCAATTAAGCGAGGCTGGTTTCAGGACCTTAGGGGTAGCTTATAAGCATACCGATCTCTCAACGAATTTCACCAAAGAGGATGAGCAGGGAATGACTTTTCTGGGTTTTATTACCTTTTTCGATCCGCCAAAAGCCAACGTAGCCGCCATCCTGAACCGCATGACAGAATTGGGCGTACAACTGAAGATCATTACCGGCGACAATGCACTAGTGGCTAAAAGCCTTGCGTCGCAGATCGGCGTGGAACAACCGCGGATATTAACAGGGGCTGCAATGCGAAAGATGAGCAACGCTGCACTCCTGCACCAAGCACCCTTAACAGACGTTTTCGCCGAAGTTGAGCCTAATCAAAAAGAACAGATCATTACGCTACTTAAAAAGGCGGGGAATGTAGTCGGATTTATGGGTGACGGGATAAACGATGCACCGGCCCTGCATATGGCGGATGTAGGCATATCAGTTAATACAGCAGTAGACGTAGCTAAAGAAGCCGCTGATATCGTTTTATTGAGCCAGGACCTCGGCGTTTTAACCGGGGGTATTGTTGAAGGCCGTAAAACGTTTACTAACACAATGAAATATATATTTATGGCAACTAGCGCCAATTTTGGCAATATGTTCAGCATGGCCGGAGCATCTTTGTTTTTGAGGTTTCTGCCGCTATTGCCAAAACAAATTCTACTCACCAATCTGCTAACCGATTTTCCGGAAATGGCTATAGCTACGGACCGTGTAGATGAGAGCAATATTCAGTCACCTCAGCGCTGGGATTTGAAGTTCATCAAGCGCTTTATGGTCACTTTTGGCTTGCTTAGCTCGGTCTTTGACTACCTCACATTCGGAGTACTGCTTTATATTTTCCGCGCCAGTGAAATCACCTTTCAAACCGGTTGGTTTGTTGAATCCGTGGTATCCGCCACATTGATAGTGCTGGTCGTACGAACAAAGTTACCGTTTTTTAAAAGCCTGCCGGGCAAATATCTGACTATTGCTACGGTACTCATCCTGTTACTGGTCCTCACTTTACCATTAACGCCATTAGCAGTCTGGTTCGGTTTTACCCCTTTGCCAATTACATTTTATGGCTGGATACTGTTGATCATCATCCTATACCTGGGCACGGCAGAACTTACTAAACGATGGTTCTATCGCAAGATGACTTCGGCTGTTCATAATCATCATTAA
- a CDS encoding low affinity iron permease family protein, with amino-acid sequence MNKKKNLFERFANWATNATGSSAAFVIAALTVIIWAAMGPVAKYSETWQLVINTGTTIVTFLMVFLIQKSQNKDSKAIHLKLNELLASHEGSSNRMVGLEELSEGELDQLRKFYAELSRLAVKEDDITCTHSIDAAEENHQIKQGHYQKRLSYATARSGQPTEKDVPTTTKIKKNTSSRVQKH; translated from the coding sequence ATGAACAAAAAGAAAAATCTTTTCGAGCGTTTCGCCAACTGGGCGACCAACGCCACCGGTAGCTCAGCGGCCTTTGTTATCGCAGCCTTGACAGTTATCATCTGGGCAGCAATGGGCCCTGTAGCCAAATATTCTGAAACATGGCAGCTGGTTATCAATACCGGTACCACTATCGTTACGTTTCTCATGGTCTTTCTGATTCAAAAGTCGCAGAACAAGGACTCCAAAGCGATCCACCTGAAACTAAACGAATTATTGGCCTCTCACGAAGGCAGCAGCAACCGGATGGTTGGTTTGGAGGAGCTGAGCGAAGGTGAATTGGATCAACTACGTAAATTCTATGCAGAACTTTCCCGCTTGGCTGTGAAGGAAGACGATATTACCTGTACCCATTCGATAGATGCTGCGGAGGAGAATCATCAGATCAAGCAAGGCCATTATCAGAAACGTTTGAGCTATGCAACTGCCCGTTCCGGACAGCCGACGGAAAAAGATGTGCCGACGACGACAAAAATCAAAAAAAATACTTCGTCGCGTGTTCAAAAACATTGA